Proteins from a genomic interval of Paenibacillus sp. FSL R5-0623:
- a CDS encoding glycoside hydrolase family 88 protein codes for MQVQTQLSWSERIAATIIQQCDGDGYHAFPSGRWAYVEGMTLMAMARTGQYYGKQEYVDFMKKHMDLYIQPDGSIGTYTLEEYNLDQINQGKNLFALLDGAEDQRYAEAAHLLAAQLAGQPRTSEGGFWHKKIYPFQMWLDGLYMSSPFLSEYAKTFHHPELWDEVAHQILLIERQTRDPRTGLLYHGWDESKEQVWADSSTGCSPHFWSRAMGWYAMAIVDSVEHFPVNHPKRGTIIGIFERMCHALVSVQEQESGLWFQVLDQGFRKGNYLEASGSSMFVYALAKGVRLRYLEPHFRAAAEKGWQGLSSRLVEETADGVRLNGICHGAGLSLDRDGSYNYYVSEAVVSDSFMGVAPLLLAALEMERLP; via the coding sequence ATGCAGGTACAGACGCAGTTATCCTGGTCTGAGCGAATTGCAGCAACAATTATCCAGCAATGTGACGGGGACGGTTATCATGCGTTCCCTTCGGGACGATGGGCATACGTGGAAGGCATGACTTTGATGGCGATGGCACGAACCGGCCAGTATTATGGCAAGCAAGAGTATGTTGATTTTATGAAAAAACATATGGACCTGTATATCCAGCCGGACGGCTCTATTGGCACCTATACTTTGGAAGAATATAATCTGGATCAGATTAATCAAGGGAAAAACCTGTTTGCATTACTGGATGGTGCTGAAGATCAGCGTTACGCAGAAGCGGCGCATCTCTTGGCCGCACAGCTCGCAGGGCAACCCCGAACGTCGGAGGGTGGTTTCTGGCACAAAAAAATCTATCCATTCCAGATGTGGCTGGACGGCCTGTATATGTCGTCTCCCTTTCTGTCCGAGTATGCGAAGACCTTTCATCACCCCGAGTTATGGGATGAAGTGGCACATCAGATTCTGCTGATCGAACGCCAGACCCGTGATCCGCGGACCGGTCTGCTCTATCATGGCTGGGATGAATCGAAGGAGCAGGTCTGGGCGGATTCATCGACAGGTTGCTCGCCACACTTCTGGAGCCGGGCGATGGGCTGGTATGCCATGGCGATTGTGGACAGCGTGGAGCATTTCCCCGTGAACCATCCAAAGCGTGGAACCATCATTGGGATCTTCGAACGGATGTGCCATGCTTTGGTAAGCGTGCAGGAGCAGGAGAGCGGGTTATGGTTTCAGGTGCTGGATCAGGGCTTCCGCAAAGGCAACTATCTCGAAGCATCCGGGTCGAGCATGTTTGTATATGCACTTGCGAAGGGTGTGCGCTTAAGGTATCTGGAGCCGCATTTCAGAGCTGCGGCGGAGAAAGGATGGCAAGGACTTTCCTCCAGATTGGTGGAGGAGACGGCTGACGGCGTTCGGTTAAACGGGATCTGTCATGGCGCAGGACTAAGTCTGGATCGGGATGGCTCGTACAACTACTATGTAAGCGAAGCGGTTGTAAGCGATTCCTTTATGGGGGTGGCCCCACTTCTGCTGGCAGCGCTGGAAATGGAGCGATTGCCATGA
- a CDS encoding LacI family DNA-binding transcriptional regulator, which yields MITIKDIAKLAGVSYSTVSKALNDDPAIKPATKQKVLAVAEKHQYRKNMLARQLSTGRSNIIGFVLDELSNPLFSNISGRLHTELKKRGYQMILVVADDGVDVFSQLRVDGCILWDYALDNREMFWKKFATLNMPCFVLGTDEAPNSPYIKIDRKEGLFKAVEHLKSLGHSRIGFIGNSQHVKLEGYREALQRTGLDFNEDHVLPAYSSWEDGYFAIRNHAFGADSPTAFIGLNNLVTRGALRALLEAGYSVPRDISLIGYDDLPDMQYAEVALTTIGPSLDELAVQAAELIVSLIRDEQVDVPVVIQPKLNLRNSTAICRQ from the coding sequence TTGATAACCATTAAAGACATTGCCAAATTGGCGGGGGTGAGCTATAGCACGGTATCGAAGGCGCTGAATGATGATCCCGCGATCAAACCGGCAACAAAGCAGAAGGTGCTTGCGGTCGCGGAGAAACATCAATATCGGAAAAATATGTTGGCTCGGCAGCTCTCGACCGGCAGGAGCAACATCATCGGTTTTGTACTGGATGAGCTGAGCAATCCGTTATTCTCGAACATCTCCGGCCGTCTGCACACCGAGCTGAAGAAGCGGGGATATCAGATGATCCTGGTTGTGGCGGATGATGGCGTGGATGTCTTCAGCCAGCTGCGCGTGGACGGATGTATTCTGTGGGACTATGCACTGGACAATCGGGAGATGTTCTGGAAAAAGTTTGCAACACTCAACATGCCATGTTTTGTGCTGGGTACTGATGAAGCGCCGAACTCTCCTTACATCAAGATTGATCGCAAAGAAGGGCTGTTCAAAGCAGTGGAGCATCTGAAATCGCTGGGCCACAGCCGAATCGGATTCATCGGCAACTCCCAGCACGTCAAGCTGGAGGGATACCGGGAAGCGTTACAGCGTACGGGTCTGGATTTTAACGAAGACCATGTGCTGCCAGCGTATTCCTCCTGGGAAGACGGGTATTTTGCCATACGTAATCATGCGTTTGGGGCGGATTCGCCGACAGCTTTTATTGGACTGAACAACCTGGTCACCCGAGGTGCACTCCGGGCTTTACTTGAGGCAGGTTACAGTGTTCCACGCGATATCTCGTTAATCGGGTATGATGATCTACCGGATATGCAGTATGCCGAAGTGGCTTTGACGACGATTGGCCCGTCTCTGGATGAACTGGCCGTGCAGGCAGCAGAGCTGATTGTATCGTTAATCCGTGATGAACAGGTCGACGTTCCGGTAGTTATTCAGCCCAAGCTGAACCTTCGCAATTCAACGGCAATATGCCGGCAGTAA
- a CDS encoding extracellular solute-binding protein, with protein MRFKGAGRKSVIAAILAISLAGCSGGTGAGTDAGSTTSSSEPAFNYTGAGPVTDQPDAKLSILGTNAWTTNVDLSTAAIVKKIESNAGLTVDWDLIPPQNYADAVNPRLAAGTGLPDIVYLPDQDQLMKYINSGLFIPINELVEKYGVNLKKIYEKSPSVKASLTTPDGKMYYIPQQTLTRNYMPVFMVNVRWLDKLGLSEPTTLDEFTAMLRKFKTDDPNGNGKADEIPLSMEAKFVSMAFGPAFGLDLSNQFYADDQGKVHFSYYEPTYKEYLTYLNGLYKEGLLGVDYASTTSDQVTSRISQDVTGATFNFSWYMSMVYSPLFKDYNPEEPIIKGILPLKGPHGDQFYVGRTPVSGIFGITRDSKNPELAFRFLDYAVSEEAQTYYTWGIKDDTYTEENGVKTFTDKGKDNEYIQKLGIGPVNLPNIQSTDSADSVVAPWHAKMDKELEPYVREPFPFVYALPDEASVESMAMPDITTYVEEMNFKFISGDASLDQFDSYIETLKKMNIEQVIAGRQAQYDRYKSAQQ; from the coding sequence ATGAGATTTAAAGGGGCAGGAAGAAAAAGTGTAATCGCAGCGATACTGGCAATCAGCCTGGCGGGATGTAGCGGCGGAACAGGGGCGGGAACCGATGCCGGAAGTACCACGTCCAGTTCGGAGCCAGCCTTCAATTATACCGGAGCAGGGCCGGTGACGGATCAACCGGATGCCAAGCTGTCTATTCTAGGCACCAATGCTTGGACGACCAATGTGGACTTGTCCACCGCAGCCATCGTTAAGAAAATTGAGAGTAACGCCGGTTTAACGGTGGATTGGGATCTGATTCCGCCGCAGAACTATGCGGATGCCGTAAATCCGAGGCTGGCTGCAGGTACCGGCTTGCCCGATATCGTGTACCTGCCGGATCAGGATCAGCTGATGAAGTACATTAACAGCGGTCTATTCATTCCGATTAATGAACTGGTAGAGAAGTACGGCGTGAATCTCAAAAAAATATATGAAAAGTCGCCTTCGGTCAAAGCCAGTTTAACAACGCCAGATGGTAAAATGTATTATATCCCGCAGCAGACGTTAACCCGCAACTACATGCCGGTATTTATGGTTAATGTGCGCTGGCTTGATAAGTTGGGATTAAGCGAGCCGACCACGCTGGATGAATTTACGGCGATGCTGCGCAAGTTCAAGACAGACGACCCGAACGGCAACGGAAAAGCCGATGAGATTCCGCTGTCCATGGAAGCAAAATTTGTGTCAATGGCCTTTGGCCCCGCGTTTGGTCTCGATCTGTCCAACCAGTTCTATGCAGACGATCAGGGCAAGGTACATTTCAGCTATTATGAGCCTACCTATAAGGAGTACCTGACCTATCTGAACGGACTGTACAAGGAGGGTCTGCTTGGGGTGGATTATGCGAGTACCACGAGTGATCAGGTCACGTCGCGCATCTCTCAGGATGTGACGGGAGCAACGTTTAATTTTAGCTGGTATATGTCGATGGTCTACAGTCCGTTGTTCAAGGATTACAATCCGGAAGAGCCGATCATCAAAGGCATTTTACCACTGAAAGGACCGCATGGGGATCAGTTCTATGTAGGACGTACACCAGTGAGTGGCATCTTTGGCATTACACGTGATAGTAAAAATCCCGAACTTGCTTTCCGTTTCCTGGACTATGCCGTAAGTGAGGAAGCACAGACGTATTATACGTGGGGCATCAAGGATGACACGTATACGGAAGAGAATGGCGTGAAGACATTCACGGACAAAGGCAAGGACAATGAATACATTCAGAAGCTCGGCATTGGTCCGGTAAATCTGCCGAACATCCAATCCACCGATTCTGCCGATTCCGTCGTAGCCCCTTGGCATGCGAAGATGGATAAGGAACTGGAGCCGTATGTGCGCGAACCGTTCCCGTTTGTCTATGCCCTGCCGGATGAAGCGAGCGTGGAGAGCATGGCGATGCCTGACATCACCACATATGTGGAAGAGATGAACTTCAAGTTTATTAGCGGGGACGCCAGTCTGGACCAGTTTGACAGTTATATTGAGACATTGAAGAAGATGAATATAGAGCAGGTTATTGCGGGCAGACAGGCACAATATGATCGTTATAAATCTGCACAGCAATAG
- a CDS encoding carbohydrate ABC transporter permease, whose amino-acid sequence MQKSRSDRLFYGCVYLLTILAVVVTLYPFLYVISISFSSVDAIDKQKVVLWPVGFTLSGYQMVLQYKELWVSFYNTLWYTVVGTLLNIVATCLAAFPLSRQQFFLRRKLNFFIAFTMYFSGGLIPVYMLITSLGLYNTRWVMVLPVLVITFNVMICRSAFEGIPNEIFESASIDGANEMTMLYRLAVPIIKPTLAVLTLYYAVFHWNNFFTALLYLGKQDMQPLQMFLRRVLIMASPEVMQKMGGTMTSGALAVSSLQVRYVSIVVSILPIVTIYPFIQRYFVKGITLGAVKG is encoded by the coding sequence ATGCAAAAATCGAGAAGTGACCGTTTGTTTTACGGATGTGTCTACCTGCTGACCATACTGGCGGTTGTTGTCACGTTGTATCCCTTTCTGTACGTCATTAGCATTTCATTCAGCTCGGTGGATGCCATCGACAAACAAAAAGTTGTATTGTGGCCCGTTGGGTTTACCCTGTCAGGTTACCAAATGGTACTGCAATACAAGGAGTTGTGGGTTTCGTTCTACAACACCCTCTGGTACACCGTGGTAGGCACACTGTTGAACATCGTGGCAACATGTCTTGCCGCGTTTCCATTATCCAGACAGCAGTTTTTCTTACGTCGCAAGCTGAATTTCTTCATCGCCTTCACCATGTACTTCTCGGGTGGACTCATTCCGGTCTACATGCTGATTACCTCGCTTGGGCTGTACAACACCCGCTGGGTTATGGTGCTGCCTGTGCTGGTGATTACGTTTAACGTCATGATCTGCCGCTCAGCGTTCGAAGGTATTCCGAATGAAATATTCGAAAGTGCCAGTATAGACGGGGCCAACGAGATGACGATGCTGTATCGTCTGGCGGTTCCCATCATCAAGCCAACACTGGCTGTGCTCACGCTGTACTATGCGGTATTCCACTGGAACAACTTTTTCACGGCCCTATTATATCTGGGCAAACAGGATATGCAGCCCTTACAGATGTTCCTGCGAAGGGTGCTGATCATGGCTTCGCCGGAAGTGATGCAGAAGATGGGCGGTACGATGACATCCGGTGCGCTGGCCGTCTCCTCTCTTCAGGTTCGTTATGTATCCATTGTGGTTAGCATCCTGCCTATTGTTACAATCTACCCGTTTATCCAACGGTACTTCGTTAAGGGGATTACCCTCGGAGCCGTGAAAGGATAG